AAAATCGATATTGATGGCATACAGGACAGGATAATAGGGTTACCGGTGCCTGTTGGGAATTACTTTAACCTCCAGAATGTCGGCGACAAGTTATACTATATCTTCACAGCATCAGATGGAGCCAACAGCATCAAATTCTTTGAACTGAAAGATAAAAAAGAAACCAGCCTGGAAACAAAGGGTAACTTTGAGATCTCAGCCGACGGCAAGAAAATGCTCGTCAGCGCCAACGGTAAGTACGCAATCATCGACCTTCCCTCATCCAAAATAAAAATGGATGAAACTATTGATCTCTCTTCCATGAAGGTGATGGTGAATAATAAAGAAGAATGGAAACAGATTTTCGACGAAAGCTGGCGGCAGATGAGGGATTTCTTCTATGTTCCGAACATGCATGGTGTCGACTGGAAGGCTATGCACGACAAGTATGCAGTCATGGTACCTTATGTGAATAACCGGAACGATTTGACCTATCTCATCGGTGAGATGATCGGCGAGTTGAGCATTGGCCATGCTTATGTGGGTGGTGGCGACAAACCCGCGCCGGAGAGGATACAGCTTGGATTGCTTGGCGCCCGTCTCAGCCGTGATGCATCAGGATACTACCGGATCGACAGGATACTCAAAGGTGAAAACTGGAGCAACCAGCTTTATTCGCCACTGGCACAGGTCGGCGTCAATGCACATGAAGGCGACTACATACTTGCAGTCAATGGTGTCTCCACAAAAACTATGACCGATATCTACGAGTCGCTAGTCAACACAGCCGGAAAAGAAGTTGAACTGACTATTAACGGCAAGCCGGAAGAGACAGGCAGCCGCAATGTCCTCGTTGTGCCGGTAGGGAATGAAGCCCAACTTTATTATTATACCTGGGTGCAGAACAACATTAAAAAGGTGAGCGATGCCACTGACGGGCAGGTTGGCTACATCCATATTCCCGATATGGGCCCCGCAGGACTTAATGAGTTCGTTAAATACTTCTATCCCCAGCTTTCAAAAAAGGCACTTATCATCGACGACCGCGGCAATGGTGGCGGCAATGTATCACCCATGATCATCGAGCGGTTGCAGCGTGAGGTCACCAGGGCAAACATGGCGCGAAATGTGACCATACCGGGCCAGACACCGCGGCAGATGATGCTCGGCCCCAAGGTGTTGCTCATCAACCAGTATTCCGCTTCCGATGGAGACCTTTTCCCTTATGCATTTAAGAAGCATAACCTGGGCAAGGTAATTGGAATGCGCACATGGGGCGGCGTTGTCGGCATCCGTGGCTCTCTGCCGTTCATCGATGGCGGCGACCTGCGCAAGCCGGAGTTTGCCTCCTATTCCTCCGAAGAAAGCAAATGGATCATCGAAGGATATGGCGTGGAACCTGACATTGCCATTGATAATGACCCGGCAAAAGAATATAATGGAATCGACGACCAACTGAATAAAGCCATAGAGGTGATTACAGAAGAACTGAAGAACTACAAGCCAATACCGGATATCCCGCAACCTCCGGATAAGAGCAAATAAAATAAAACAAAAAAGGGATGACATCTCCCCGGAGGTGTCATCCCTTTTTTGAATAGTCAATAACTCTCCGAAAGAAAAAATATCTTTTAACTTTTTATCCTGTCTATCCATCTGACTTAAAATCTCTTAAACAATCTTCTGTGAATAACTGTGCCTAAGAGGTAAAAAGTTACGGTTACAATCAAATAAACCAAAACAGGAAAACCAAAGGGATTAGCATTGCCAGAACGTCAGTTATTTTTAGTAAAGCATATAACACGCTATTCTGGCAATACTGATCCCCACTATAACCTTTTTGCTTTGATAATAATCTTCCTATATCAAAGTAAAACCAAGGGGGGGCAACATATCAATACCAGTGAGTAAAATAATGCAGAATTCACAATAGACGAATCTATAGAGTGTCACTCAATCTTAAAACGTAAATATACAAAGAACGGTGAACGGTCGCAGTAGACGAATCTATAGAGTGTCACTCAATCAAGTGGTAGTGCATGATGTATGTAAATCATTAAAGATTGCAAGTACCATATAAGCCTTAAAACAAATATAACCAACCAAAATAAAAGAGCCTATAAAGTGCCTTTCGGGGAGGGGGCATAATCATCAATAACGGGGGTCAACATCACGAAGATATTCTATCAATCGCACCATACCGGAATTGAAATTGACTTCAGCCAGTAAGGATTATTTAAAACATTCTAAGCTTTGAAATCTACTGCTGTTATATTAATTTTGCAGAAAATCATAGGACCATGGAAGTATTTATTGTCAAGACAAAATCCAAGGAAGAATCAAAATTGTTGTCTGATATTCTCAGGAAAATGAAAATTAAAAGCAGACAATTGACTGATGAAGAAAAGGAAGACTTTGGATTAATTGAATTAATAAAAGAAGCTGATTTCTCAAAAACAGTACCACGTAAAAAAATTATGGAAATCCTTGGTAGAAAATGATTATTGTATATTTAAATCACTTCTATAAAGACATCAGTGTTATACTATCAAAGAAAATCCTCGCTGAAATAGCAAATGTCATTGATATTGTTGAAAAAGCCGATAAACCACAAGATATACCGAATCTGAAAAAACTTAAAGGATTCAAAAGTGCCTATCGGATAAAAATTGGTAATTACAGAATTGGTGTAGTTATACAAAAAGATAAAATCATTTTTGCAAGAATAGCACATAGGAAGGACATTTATAAACTCTTCCCATAATCCTACTTTTCTACTTTCGCTTAAATGAGTTCCACATCGATTAAATGATCCTCCATGTGATCAGATGATTTCAATGCAGCCAAAAACCGTTTCATGTGATGATGAGTCGGCAATACTATCAATCGCACCATAACGGAATTGAAATGAAGCATTGAAAAGGGGCAACCTCTCCCGCAGGCTATCATCCCTCCTATTCAAACACATTGGCACCTCAACTAATTGGCACATTGACAAATAAAATAAGCAGCGTCGCCGCTGCTTATTTTTTAAGCCTGTGCTGTCGGCCCTCCTAAATGAAACGGAGGCATTGCTTCACCTGTTGGTTCTTTGACAGTGCCATGTACCGACTCGTACTTGGTGATATTATCCTTCAATGCCCTGAACAGCCTCTTGGCATGCTGTGGTGTTAAAATAATGCGTGATTTCACCTTGGCTTTTGGCACGCCGGGCATCATCTTGACAAAATCGATGATGAACTCCGACGGTGAATGTGTGATGATGGCCAGGTTAGAGTATATCCCTTCAGCCACTTCGTCGCTCAGCTCAATATTAAGCTGAGCGGGATTTCTTTGTTCTTCCATGATAAATAAATTTTATTCTTTCACGATGGCACCATCTTCTTTCGATGCCATCAGCGCTTCATATTCTTCTTTCGAACCGACGATGAGGTTGTCGTACTCGCGGAGGCCAGTTCCGGCCGGTATGAGGTGGCCGACGAGGACATTTTCCTTCAGGCCGAGCAGATCATCCGACTTAGCCCTGATGGCAGCTTCCGTGAGTACTTTTGTCGTCTCCTGGAATGATGCTGCCGACAGGAAGCTCTTGGTTTGCAACGAAGCTTTGGTGATACCCTGCAACACCTGGCGTGCTGTTGCCGGATAGGTGTCGCGTGCTTCCGCGAGCCTCTTGTCGCGGCGTTTCAACAGGGAGTTCTCATCCCTGAGCTTACGGGCGCTGATAATCTGGCCTGGCTTATAGGTTATGGAGTCACCGTGCTCGATAACCACTTTTTTACCAAATATCCAGTCATTCTCTTCATAGAAATCCAGCTTGTTGACCAGCTCGCCTTCCAGGAACTTGGTATCGCCCGGGTCAGCCACTTCAACCTTACGCATCATCTGCCTGACAATAACCTCAAAATGCTTATCATTGATCTTAACGCCCTGCAAACGGTAGACTTCCTGTATCTCGTTGACGATATATTCCTGCACTTTCATAGGACCTTTGATAGCCAGGATATCAGATGGGGCTATTTCACCTTCCGACAGCGGCGTACCGGCTTTCACATAGTCATTTTCCTGTGCCAGGATCTGCTTTGATGTGGGGATCAGATAACTCTTTTCCTCACCTGATTTGGAGGTAATAATGACCTCACGGTTGCCTCTCTTGAGTCGTTTGCCGAACGACACCACGCCGTCAATCTCGGCGACAATAGCCGGATCAGATGGATTACGGCCTTCAAATAACTCTGTCACCCTTGGCAGACCGCCCGTGATGTCACCCGATTTACCAATGGCACGCGGAATCTTAACCAGTATTTCGCCGGCTTTAATTTTCTGGCCATCCTCAACAACAAGATGCGCACCGACAGGAATATCGTAGCTCTTGATGATATCATTCGTGGAAGAAAGGATATGAATATTGGGATTCCGTGTCTTAAGCCTCGTCTCAATGATGACCTTGTCATAATACCCTGTCTGTTCATCCGATTCCACGCGGTAAGTTACATTTTCAATGATGCTTTCGAAGTGTATCTTTCCGGTAACTTCAGAAAGAATCACGGCATTATATGGATCCCACTCGGCAATGACATTACCTTTGAATACTCCAGAGCCATTTTTAAAATACAGTTTGGCACCATATGGGATATTGGCAGATGAAAGGGCTATTCCTGTCTTTTTATCTGCAATACGCATTTCGGCTGAACGGCCTATGACGATGTCATATTTTCTGTTTTCAGCGTCGGTATATTCAACTGAACGCAACTCTTCGATCTCCACGATGCCACCATACTTGGCTTCTATCTTCGACACTATGGCGATGTTTGAGGCGGTACCGCCGACGTGAAAGGTACGCAGTGTGAGCTGTGTTCCGGGTTCACCGATGGATTGTGCTGCAATGACGCCGAGAGCCTCACCTTTTTGAACCAGCTTGCCATTGGCCAGGTTACGGCCATAACAATTGGTGCACACACCGAGTTTTGATTCACAGGTCAGTACTGAACGTATTTCAATTTCTTCCAGTGGTGAATTTTCAATCACTTCGGCAATTTTTTCCGTTATCTCCTCGCCTGCTTCGATGATCAGAGCGCCACTCTGAGGGTGGTATATATCGTGGAGGGACACACGTCCCAGTATCCTGTCGTATAATTTTTCGACGACTTCCTCACTTTTCTTCAGCGCGGTAATTGTAAGTCCTCTCAATGTGCCGCAGTCTTCCTCGGTGATGACCACATCCTGGGCCACGTCGACAAGGCGGCGTGTCAGGTAACCGGCATCGGCAGTCTTAAGAGCTGTATCAGCAAGACCTTTGCGGGCTCCGTGTGTTGAAATAAAGTATTCCAAAACCGACAGGCCCTCCTTAAAGTTGGAAAGAATAGGATTCTCAATGATTTCACCACCGGTGGCAGTTGACTTCTGCGGCTTAGCCATCAATCCTCTCATACCCGAAAGCTGACGGATCTGCTCTTTTGATCCCCTGGCGCCTGAGTCAAGCATCATGAACACAGGGTTGAAACCCTGCCTGTCCTGCGACAACTGCTGGATGAGCGATTGTGTCAACTGCGAATTCGTATGAGTCCATATGTCAATGACCTGGTTATACCTCTCATTGTTCGTGATGAAACCCATATTATAGTTATTCATGACCTCTTCAACTTCTGCATTGGCTTTGCCAATAAGCTTCTCCTTTCCTTCGGGAATGATCACATCAGCAAGGTTAAATGACAGCCCGCCTTTAAATGACATCTGGAATCCCAGATCTTTAATGTCATCGAGGAATTTGGCTGTTGAGGCTGTGCCTGTCTGGCGCAAAATATCCCCGATGATATCTCTGAGGCTTTTTTTAGTTAATAATTCATTAAGATAGCCATATTCATGCGGAACATGCTGGTTAAGAAGTATGCGTCCTGTGGTGGTCTCAATCATTCTGGTCACTTCCTGACCATTCTCCTTCAAACTGATTCTGACATTGATAAAGGCATGAAGATCGAGTTTACCTTCGTTATAGGCAATAATGACCTCATCGGGAGAATAAAACGTATGTCCTTCACCTTTAACAGGATTTTCCGGAATACCATTTCTTCCCTTGGTCAGATAGTACAAGCCGAGTACCATGTCCTGCGAAGGAACTGTGATAGGGGCTCCATTGGCAGGATTAAGGATATTATGTGACGCCAGCATGAGAAGCTGGGCTTCGAGAATAGCTGCATGACCCAGTGGAACATGAACGGCCATCTGGTCACCGTCAAAGTCGGCATTAAAAGCCGTACATGACAAAGGATGTAACTGTATAGCTTTACCTTCAATGAGTTTGGGCTGGAATGCCTGTATGCCAAGCCTGTGCAATGTTGGTGCACGGTTCAGCATCACAGGATGACCTTTAAGAATATTTTCGAGAATATCCCATACAACCGGGTCTTTCCTGTCAACGATCTTCTTGGCTGATTTTACAGTTTTTACAATTCCTCTTTCAAGGAGTTTGCGGATGATGAAAGGCTTGAAAAGTTCTGATGCCATTTCCTTAGGAAGGCCACATTCATGGAGTTTCAGTTCAGGCCCGACAACAATGACCGAGCGGCCAGAGTAGTCGACACGCTTTCCAAGGAGGTTCTGGCGGAACCGTCCCTGTTTTCCTTTGAGGCTGTCGCTGAGAGATTTCAGTGCCCGGTTCGATTCGGTCTTGACAGCATTGGCTTTCCGTGAATTATCAAACAAGGAGTCAACAGCTTCCTGGAGCATTCGTTTTTCATTACGAAGAATGACATCAGGTGCTTTTATTTCGATCAATCTCTTTAATCTGTTGTTTCTGATGATGACCCTGCGGTAAAGGTCATTGAGGTCGGATGTGGCAAAACGGCCGCCATCGAGTGGAACAAGTGGCCGCAATTCAGGTGGTATGACAGGGACAACTTTGACGATCATCCATTCGGGATGGTTTTCAACGCGTTTATTGGCTTCACGGAAAGCTTCAAATACCTGCAAACGTTTGAGAGCCTCCAGCTTCCGCTGCTGCGATGTCTCAGTGCTGGCTTTATGGCGCAGATCATACGACATCTGGTCAAGGTCAAGCCGTGCCAGCAAGTCATGCAACGCTTCTGCTCCCATCTTGGCAATAAACTTGTCGGGGTGGTCGTCGTCCAGATACTGGTTTTCCTGAGGCAGGGATTCCACATGTTGGAAGTACTCTTCCTCGGTAAGGAAATCCAGATACTTTACTCCTTCTCTTTCTTTAATTCCAGGGTTGATTACAACATACCGTTCGTAATAAATGATGGAATCCAGTTTTTTTGTTGCTAATCCAAGGAGTGCGCCGATTTTATTGGGCAGGGAACGGAAGAACCAGATATGTGCGACTGGAACGACCAGCTGTATATGTCCCATACGTTCACGCCGTACTTTTTTTTCAGTGACTTCAACGCCACAGCGGTCGCAAACGATACCTTTATACCGTATACGTTTATATTTACCGCAATGGCATTCCCAATCCTTGACAGGCCCGAATATTCTTTCACAGAATAATCCATCCCGTTCAGGTTTATATGTCCTGTAATTGATGGTTTCGGGTTTCAGCACTTCACCGCTTGACAACTCGAGGATATGCTCGGGCGATGAAAGGCTGATGGTCATCTTGTTAAATGTGCTTGTAACGTTAGAGTCTTTTCTGAAAGCCATATTATCGTATTATTGTGTTAATCAAATAGGGTTAATGTTGAACAATGAATCATAACGTATTTCTGTTGTTCAGGTGTTCAGGGCTGAACAATCATGTTATTCAAATGATATATTCAGGCCAAGGCCTCTTAGCTCATGAATAAGAACGTTGAATGACTCAGGGATGCCAGGTACGGGCATATTTTCACCTTTGACAATGGATTCATATGCTTTTGCCCTGCCCTGTACATCGTCGGACTTCACTGTCAGTATTTCCTGAAGGATATGTGCTGCACCGAAGGCTTCGAGAGCCCAGACTTCCATTTCACCAAAACGCTGTCCGCCAAACTGGGCTTTACCACCAAGAGGCTGCTGTGTAATGAGAGAATAAGGCCCGATGGAGCGCGCATGCATTTTGTCGTCAACCATATGATGCAACTTGAGTATATATATAAAACCGACCGTTGCCGGCTGATCAAAGCGTTCACCGGTACCACCGTCATACAGGTATACCCTGCCATTCTCTGGAAGACCGGCGTTTCTTAAATATTCGTTGATCTGATCTATCCTGCCACCGTCAAAGATCGGTGAAGAGAATTTCAATCCCAGCTTATACCCTGCCCATCCCAGTACCGTCTCATAAATCTGCCCGAGATTCATTCGCGAAGGTACACCAAGAGGATTAAGCACAATATCAACAGGTGTGCCGTCCTCCAGGTATGGCATATCCTCTTCCCGCACAATCTTTGCCACTATACCTTTATTTCCGTGACGGCCGGCCATCTTGTCGCCAACTCTCAGTTTGCGCTTCTTGGCTACATATACCTTCGCCATCTGCACAATACCATTTGGCAACTCATCACCAACAGTGGCTACAAACTTCTTCCTGTTATATACACCTAAAATTTCCTTGTATTTTATGTTATAGTTATACAGGAGTTGCTTGATGAAGTCATTTTTTTCCTTATCCGTTGTCCATTTATTCGGATTGACACTGGTATAATCAATGTTTACCAGCATCTTTGAGGTGATCTTGACCTTTTTGGGGATGATCTCTTCGCGGAAATTATTATAAACACCCTGTGATGTCTTACCATTAACAAGAACAGTAAGCTTATCAATGAGCTTATTCTTCAGTTCATCGCTTTGTTTCTTGAATTCCTTGTCCAGCTTGGTCAGATCGTCTTTTTCCTTGGCTTTGGCTTTTCTGTCTTTAATAACCCTGGAAAAGAGCTTTTTTTCGATAACCACACCACGCATGGAAGGCGGAGCTTTAAGTGATGCATCCTTCACGTCACCGGCTTTATCACCAAAGATAGCCCGCAGCAATTTTTCTTCCGGCGTAGGATCGCTTTCGCCTTTCGGTGTAATCTTACCGATCAGGATATCACCTTCCTTCACATCGGCGCCTATGCGTATCAATCCATTTTCATCCAGGTCCTTGGTTGCTTCGGTGCTGACATTGGGTATGTCGTTTGTCAGTTCTTCCAGGCCTCTTTTGGTATCCCGCACTTCAAGTGTGAATTCCTCAATGTGAACGGAAGTAAAAAGATCTTCCTTAACAAGCCTTTCTGATACGACGATAGCATCTTCGAAGTTATATCCTTTCCATGGCATGAAAGCCACCATAAGGTTACGGCCGAGAGCCAGCTCGCCGGTTTTGGTGGCATATCCCTCACACAGCACCTTCCCTTTGAAAACCTTTTCACCTTTCCTCACAAGGGGACGTATGTTTACGCATGTATTCTGGTTGGTACGTGAGAATTTGGTCATTTTATAACGCCTGACGTCGTCGTCGAAGCTGATAAGTTTTTCGGCATCAGGACGGCTATAGCGAATGATGATTTCATTGGCATCAACATATTCAACGATGCCATCACCTTCAGCATGAAGCAGGGCTCTGGAATCGCGTGCCACCTGAGCTTCGATGCCGGTGCCGACGATAGCCACTTCCGGATTCAGCAAGGGGACAGCCTGCCGCATCATGTTTGATCCCATGAGGGCGCGGTTGGCGTCGTCATGTTCAAGGAAGGGTATGAGTGATGCAGCTATGGAGGCAATCTGATTGGGTGCCACATCCAATAGGTTCACCTTGCCTGCCTCGATGATAGGATAATCTGCCTGAAAACGTGCCTTGACCTTCTCCAGCATAATGTTCCCGCTTTCATCGAGAGGTGTGTTGGCCTGGGCAATGATCATCTCTTCTTCTTCTTCAGCGCTGAGGTAAACAGGCGGTTCACCGAGTAACACTCTGCCCTCGACGACCTGCCGGTATGGTGTTTCGATGAAACCCAGCCGGTTTATCTTGGCAAAAACACACAGCGATGATATCAAACCAATATTGGGTCCCTCAGGTGTTTCAATCGTGCACAACCGGCCATAATGCGTATAATGTACGTCACGCACCTCAAAACCGGCACGTTCACGTGACAACCCGCCGGGACCGAGTGCAGAAACCCTGCGCTTATGCGTGATCTCCGACAAGGGATTGGTTTGATCCATGAACTGCGACAGCTGGTTTGTCCCGAAGAATGAGTTGATCACCGAGGAAAGAGTCTTCGCATTGATCAGATCCATAGGTGTGAATACCTCATTATCCCGCACATTCATTCTTTCCCTGATGGTACGTGCCATACGCGCC
This DNA window, taken from Bacteroidota bacterium, encodes the following:
- a CDS encoding type II toxin-antitoxin system RelE/ParE family toxin, with protein sequence MIIVYLNHFYKDISVILSKKILAEIANVIDIVEKADKPQDIPNLKKLKGFKSAYRIKIGNYRIGVVIQKDKIIFARIAHRKDIYKLFP
- a CDS encoding DUF3467 domain-containing protein, with protein sequence MEEQRNPAQLNIELSDEVAEGIYSNLAIITHSPSEFIIDFVKMMPGVPKAKVKSRIILTPQHAKRLFRALKDNITKYESVHGTVKEPTGEAMPPFHLGGPTAQA
- the rpoC gene encoding DNA-directed RNA polymerase subunit beta' codes for the protein MAFRKDSNVTSTFNKMTISLSSPEHILELSSGEVLKPETINYRTYKPERDGLFCERIFGPVKDWECHCGKYKRIRYKGIVCDRCGVEVTEKKVRRERMGHIQLVVPVAHIWFFRSLPNKIGALLGLATKKLDSIIYYERYVVINPGIKEREGVKYLDFLTEEEYFQHVESLPQENQYLDDDHPDKFIAKMGAEALHDLLARLDLDQMSYDLRHKASTETSQQRKLEALKRLQVFEAFREANKRVENHPEWMIVKVVPVIPPELRPLVPLDGGRFATSDLNDLYRRVIIRNNRLKRLIEIKAPDVILRNEKRMLQEAVDSLFDNSRKANAVKTESNRALKSLSDSLKGKQGRFRQNLLGKRVDYSGRSVIVVGPELKLHECGLPKEMASELFKPFIIRKLLERGIVKTVKSAKKIVDRKDPVVWDILENILKGHPVMLNRAPTLHRLGIQAFQPKLIEGKAIQLHPLSCTAFNADFDGDQMAVHVPLGHAAILEAQLLMLASHNILNPANGAPITVPSQDMVLGLYYLTKGRNGIPENPVKGEGHTFYSPDEVIIAYNEGKLDLHAFINVRISLKENGQEVTRMIETTTGRILLNQHVPHEYGYLNELLTKKSLRDIIGDILRQTGTASTAKFLDDIKDLGFQMSFKGGLSFNLADVIIPEGKEKLIGKANAEVEEVMNNYNMGFITNNERYNQVIDIWTHTNSQLTQSLIQQLSQDRQGFNPVFMMLDSGARGSKEQIRQLSGMRGLMAKPQKSTATGGEIIENPILSNFKEGLSVLEYFISTHGARKGLADTALKTADAGYLTRRLVDVAQDVVITEEDCGTLRGLTITALKKSEEVVEKLYDRILGRVSLHDIYHPQSGALIIEAGEEITEKIAEVIENSPLEEIEIRSVLTCESKLGVCTNCYGRNLANGKLVQKGEALGVIAAQSIGEPGTQLTLRTFHVGGTASNIAIVSKIEAKYGGIVEIEELRSVEYTDAENRKYDIVIGRSAEMRIADKKTGIALSSANIPYGAKLYFKNGSGVFKGNVIAEWDPYNAVILSEVTGKIHFESIIENVTYRVESDEQTGYYDKVIIETRLKTRNPNIHILSSTNDIIKSYDIPVGAHLVVEDGQKIKAGEILVKIPRAIGKSGDITGGLPRVTELFEGRNPSDPAIVAEIDGVVSFGKRLKRGNREVIITSKSGEEKSYLIPTSKQILAQENDYVKAGTPLSEGEIAPSDILAIKGPMKVQEYIVNEIQEVYRLQGVKINDKHFEVIVRQMMRKVEVADPGDTKFLEGELVNKLDFYEENDWIFGKKVVIEHGDSITYKPGQIISARKLRDENSLLKRRDKRLAEARDTYPATARQVLQGITKASLQTKSFLSAASFQETTKVLTEAAIRAKSDDLLGLKENVLVGHLIPAGTGLREYDNLIVGSKEEYEALMASKEDGAIVKE
- the rpoB gene encoding DNA-directed RNA polymerase subunit beta, which codes for MAIQKIDRINFGRTEFQVEYPDFLDVQLKSFRDFFQLETNPEDRINEGLYKVFAENFPITDARNNFVLEFLDYYIDPPRYSIDECIERGLTYSVPLKAKLKLYCTDPEHEDFETIIQDVYLGMMPYMTPKGTFIINGAERVVVSQLHRSPGVFFGTSFHPNGSQLYSARIIPFKGSWMEFTTDINNVMYAYIDRKKKLPVTTLLRAIGYESDKDILEIFNLALEVKVSKAGLKKVVGRKLAARVVRSWIEDFVDEDTGEVVSIERNEVIIERETILENKHIDQIVDADIKSILLHKEETESSDFSIIFNTLQKDPANSEKEAVEFIYRQLRNAEPPDEETARGIIEKLFFSDKRYDLGDVGRYRINKKLMLQTALNVKVLTKEDIISIIKYLIELVNSKTEVDDIDHLSNRRVRTVGEQLYNQFGVGLARMARTIRERMNVRDNEVFTPMDLINAKTLSSVINSFFGTNQLSQFMDQTNPLSEITHKRRVSALGPGGLSRERAGFEVRDVHYTHYGRLCTIETPEGPNIGLISSLCVFAKINRLGFIETPYRQVVEGRVLLGEPPVYLSAEEEEEMIIAQANTPLDESGNIMLEKVKARFQADYPIIEAGKVNLLDVAPNQIASIAASLIPFLEHDDANRALMGSNMMRQAVPLLNPEVAIVGTGIEAQVARDSRALLHAEGDGIVEYVDANEIIIRYSRPDAEKLISFDDDVRRYKMTKFSRTNQNTCVNIRPLVRKGEKVFKGKVLCEGYATKTGELALGRNLMVAFMPWKGYNFEDAIVVSERLVKEDLFTSVHIEEFTLEVRDTKRGLEELTNDIPNVSTEATKDLDENGLIRIGADVKEGDILIGKITPKGESDPTPEEKLLRAIFGDKAGDVKDASLKAPPSMRGVVIEKKLFSRVIKDRKAKAKEKDDLTKLDKEFKKQSDELKNKLIDKLTVLVNGKTSQGVYNNFREEIIPKKVKITSKMLVNIDYTSVNPNKWTTDKEKNDFIKQLLYNYNIKYKEILGVYNRKKFVATVGDELPNGIVQMAKVYVAKKRKLRVGDKMAGRHGNKGIVAKIVREEDMPYLEDGTPVDIVLNPLGVPSRMNLGQIYETVLGWAGYKLGLKFSSPIFDGGRIDQINEYLRNAGLPENGRVYLYDGGTGERFDQPATVGFIYILKLHHMVDDKMHARSIGPYSLITQQPLGGKAQFGGQRFGEMEVWALEAFGAAHILQEILTVKSDDVQGRAKAYESIVKGENMPVPGIPESFNVLIHELRGLGLNISFE